A window from Primulina huaijiensis isolate GDHJ02 chromosome 11, ASM1229523v2, whole genome shotgun sequence encodes these proteins:
- the LOC140988838 gene encoding uncharacterized protein, which yields MRSKEVKTWVLATLFASLALNANAFITVVVNATFPPKRCIMLPPILRRLRPPNSRRRFGRLFCPFPPPPPPPPPFPTPLTPPPPSTRPQSPPPSSPPSPQQPPQSSPITPPPPPPPQAYSPPPPQESRPSQSPSPPSTSQSPPPPQASTTPPSPPSTSQSPPPPQASPPPPPPPPESLPFQSPSPPSTPQSPPPPQASPPPPPSQQPPKSPSIPPSPPQTPSSPPPP from the coding sequence ATGAGGTCTAAAGAAGTGAAGACATGGGTTCTTGCAACATTATTTGCCTCGTTGGCTCTGAATGCGAATGCCTTCATCACTGTTGTTGTCAATGCAACCTTTCCACCAAAACGATGCATAATGCTCCCTCCAATTTTGCGTAGACTTCGCCCTCCAAATTCGCGTAGACGTTTCGGACGTTTATTTTGCCCATTTCCGCCACCGCCACCGCCACCGCCACCATTTCCAACACCCTTGACCCCTCCGCCACCATCAACAAGGCCACAATCCCCACCTCCATCTTCACCACCATCACCCCAACAACCACCTCAATCTTCACCAATCACACCACCACCGCCTCCGCCACCCCAAGCTTattcaccaccaccaccacagGAATCACGACCATCCCAATCACCATCACCACCTTCAACATCCCAATCGCCTCCGCCGCCCCAAGCTTCAACAACACCACCATCACCACCTTCAACATCCCAATCGCCTCCGCCTCCCCAAgcttcaccaccaccaccaccaccaccacctgaATCCCTACCATTCCAATCACCATCACCACCTTCAACACCCCAATCGCCCCCGCCGCCCCAAgcttcaccaccaccaccaccatctCAACAGCCTCCCAAATCTCCATCAATCCCACCATCCCCACCACAGACCCCATCTTCACCACCACCGCCATAA